One Acutalibacter muris DNA window includes the following coding sequences:
- a CDS encoding glycosyltransferase family 39 protein has protein sequence MSGIIYMCAVFCALCLLLCGRRQKEQGRPGFPVWAGLLLLGALALRLALGYNSDGFSVDMDTFKSWGMTLGRVGLSEIYQQDMFLDYPPGYLYVLMLLEKIRQWTHLAWEGQMYTLVMKLPSIGADLLCGGALLWLGRRKLGDRAALLVSAAYLFCPAVFVNSVQWGQADSFCTMILVCSALLLYGEKWIPSGLLYGLAVICKPQMLAFAPMYIFFAVKRRKWAGLGVGIVCAIGAVLLVAAPFTKSFDYWWLVQKYQSTMDYYNYYSVNAYNFWTLIGRNWWGLPGGISGALLTWTAPVIATAACGGLMLFSKRKDAVFAAAPLLMGIVYIFGVKMHERYLFPAFIFLLLCYLFTRDRRLIRAFAFMAGANYLNVSYTLWIFREKGNNYDPNSQPGRIIALLQIAALLYLIWVDYSVYIMGGIKEPKEGEPFLRQSREPIAPPEDRRLSGPDWALMLGITLIYGVVAFWQLGDRSLPLTNWTPEEGQSVVLETDRTCHILYYLPGLEPDGRHYRARVGSAMRVESSEDGVTWEDCGELENAYVFAWCREYLEVPGKYVRVTALDGNVTVSEMAIVPAGSGSIPAITATGPGAELLTDEQGTVPLYKTYENSSYFDEIYHARTAYEHILGLEPYENTHPPLGKHIISLGIRVFGMNPFGWRFMGTLFGVLMLPALYVLCKDLFGKTWLCALGTLMFAFDFMHFTQTRIATIDTYSVFFLLLMYDAMVRFMHKDIVRAKLRELLLPLALGGVFMGLGIASKWTAAYGAVGLAVLYFGKLLHTCLYEKKAGGLTPALRRCGVLCGWCCLLFLAVPLGIYFCAFLPMTTLPHNRGDMLWAFWNYQTTMFNYHSGLVAEHSFASPWYDWPLDVRPIWFFSSDPCNELGQYSTISSMGSPLLWWGCLPALAYALWEWLRKRSLYCAVALTGFLSVYLPWVLVPRLTFIYHYFTAVPFLVLALLALFKRLSESGPLSGRVTIGGRIEVRWAQLLMGAMAVGCVALFIIYFPIISGAPTTRGYADSLELFESWYFG, from the coding sequence ATGAGCGGTATAATATATATGTGCGCCGTCTTCTGCGCCCTCTGTCTCCTGCTCTGCGGCAGAAGGCAGAAGGAACAAGGGCGCCCGGGCTTTCCGGTATGGGCGGGGCTTCTGCTGCTGGGGGCGCTGGCCCTTCGGCTGGCGCTGGGCTACAACTCCGACGGCTTCAGCGTGGACATGGATACCTTCAAGTCCTGGGGCATGACTCTCGGCAGGGTGGGCCTTTCCGAGATATACCAGCAGGATATGTTCCTGGACTATCCCCCGGGGTACCTCTACGTGCTTATGCTCCTTGAGAAGATACGCCAGTGGACGCACCTGGCCTGGGAGGGTCAGATGTACACCCTTGTGATGAAGCTGCCCTCAATAGGCGCGGACCTGCTCTGCGGCGGGGCCCTTTTGTGGCTGGGCCGGAGAAAGCTGGGGGACCGGGCCGCCCTGCTGGTCTCGGCGGCTTATCTGTTCTGTCCGGCGGTATTCGTAAACTCGGTACAGTGGGGGCAGGCGGATTCCTTCTGCACCATGATACTCGTCTGCTCGGCGCTGCTGCTCTATGGGGAAAAATGGATCCCCTCGGGGCTGCTGTACGGCCTTGCGGTGATCTGCAAGCCACAGATGCTGGCTTTCGCGCCCATGTATATCTTCTTCGCCGTGAAACGCAGAAAATGGGCGGGCCTTGGCGTGGGCATAGTATGCGCCATAGGGGCGGTGCTGCTGGTGGCCGCACCCTTCACCAAAAGCTTTGACTACTGGTGGCTGGTGCAGAAGTACCAGTCTACCATGGACTACTACAACTACTACTCGGTGAACGCCTATAACTTCTGGACCCTTATCGGCCGCAACTGGTGGGGGCTGCCGGGCGGCATAAGTGGCGCCCTGCTGACCTGGACCGCGCCGGTGATAGCCACGGCGGCCTGCGGGGGGCTTATGCTGTTTTCCAAGAGAAAAGACGCGGTATTCGCCGCCGCGCCGCTTCTGATGGGCATAGTGTACATCTTCGGTGTGAAGATGCACGAGCGGTATCTCTTTCCGGCGTTCATTTTCCTCCTGCTCTGCTATCTGTTCACAAGGGACAGGCGGCTTATCCGGGCCTTCGCCTTCATGGCCGGGGCTAACTACCTGAACGTCAGCTACACCCTGTGGATATTCCGGGAGAAGGGCAACAACTACGACCCCAACAGCCAGCCGGGCAGGATAATAGCCCTGCTGCAGATAGCGGCCCTACTCTATCTGATATGGGTGGACTACAGCGTATATATAATGGGCGGGATAAAGGAGCCGAAGGAGGGGGAGCCCTTCCTCCGCCAGAGCAGGGAGCCCATCGCCCCCCCAGAGGACAGGCGGCTCTCAGGGCCTGACTGGGCGCTGATGCTGGGCATCACGCTGATCTACGGCGTCGTGGCCTTCTGGCAGCTTGGGGACAGGTCGCTGCCCCTTACCAACTGGACCCCGGAGGAGGGCCAGAGCGTGGTGCTGGAGACGGACCGCACCTGCCATATCCTCTACTACCTTCCGGGGCTGGAGCCCGACGGCCGGCACTATAGGGCCCGGGTGGGGTCAGCTATGCGGGTAGAGTCCAGCGAGGATGGAGTTACCTGGGAGGACTGCGGGGAGCTGGAGAATGCCTATGTGTTCGCCTGGTGCAGAGAGTACCTGGAGGTCCCCGGTAAATATGTGCGGGTAACGGCCCTGGACGGAAATGTTACTGTCAGCGAGATGGCCATAGTCCCGGCGGGCTCCGGCAGCATACCTGCCATTACCGCCACGGGTCCGGGGGCGGAGCTACTCACAGATGAGCAGGGCACTGTGCCCCTATATAAAACCTATGAGAATTCCAGCTACTTCGACGAGATATACCATGCCCGGACGGCCTATGAGCATATCCTGGGCCTTGAGCCCTATGAAAACACCCACCCGCCCTTGGGAAAGCATATCATCTCTTTGGGAATACGCGTGTTCGGCATGAACCCCTTTGGCTGGCGGTTCATGGGGACCCTGTTCGGGGTGCTAATGCTCCCGGCGCTGTATGTTCTCTGTAAGGACCTGTTCGGAAAGACATGGCTGTGCGCCCTTGGAACGCTGATGTTCGCCTTTGACTTCATGCACTTCACCCAGACGCGTATTGCCACCATCGACACCTATTCAGTGTTCTTCCTGCTGCTGATGTACGACGCCATGGTGCGCTTCATGCATAAGGATATCGTAAGGGCAAAGCTCCGCGAGCTGCTCCTGCCTCTTGCCCTGGGCGGGGTATTTATGGGCCTTGGCATAGCCTCCAAGTGGACGGCGGCCTATGGGGCCGTGGGTCTTGCGGTGCTGTACTTCGGAAAGCTCCTTCACACCTGCCTGTATGAAAAAAAGGCCGGTGGGCTCACCCCGGCGCTCCGGCGCTGCGGGGTACTCTGCGGCTGGTGCTGCCTGCTGTTCCTAGCGGTGCCCTTGGGCATATACTTCTGCGCCTTCCTGCCAATGACCACCCTGCCCCACAACCGGGGCGATATGCTCTGGGCCTTCTGGAACTATCAGACCACCATGTTCAACTACCACTCGGGCCTGGTGGCCGAGCACAGCTTCGCCTCCCCTTGGTACGACTGGCCTTTGGACGTGCGGCCCATCTGGTTCTTCAGCTCCGACCCCTGCAATGAGCTGGGACAGTACAGCACCATTTCCTCTATGGGCAGTCCCCTCCTGTGGTGGGGCTGTCTGCCCGCCCTGGCATACGCCCTCTGGGAGTGGCTGAGAAAGCGAAGTCTATACTGCGCCGTGGCCCTGACGGGCTTTTTGTCGGTGTACCTGCCCTGGGTGCTGGTGCCAAGACTCACCTTCATCTATCATTACTTCACAGCTGTGCCCTTTTTGGTGCTGGCCCTGCTGGCCCTCTTTAAACGCCTCTCAGAGAGCGGGCCATTATCAGGGCGGGTCACCATAGGCGGCAGGATAGAGGTACGGTGGGCCCAGCTTTTGATGGGGGCCATGGCCGTGGGGTGCGTAGCGCTGTTTATCATCTACTTCCCCATAATCTCCGGCGCGCCCACCACACGGGGCTACGCGGACAGCCTGGAGCTGTTTGAAAGCTGGTACTTCGGCTAA
- a CDS encoding DEAD/DEAH box helicase family protein, whose translation MKLLFLIGNGAVGKMTVGQELMKITDLRLFHNHMTIEPVIEIFGHFHPPAIERVREVIFEEFAKSDNYGMIFTYMWAFDQQSDWDYVEHVKSIFAPYSTEFYYVELVASQEVRLERNATENRLKHKASKRDLDFSNQRLISDDANYRIESLDGEIPFENYVKIDNTDLPPDEVAKMIKESFGL comes from the coding sequence ATGAAACTTCTATTCCTGATCGGCAACGGCGCTGTCGGCAAAATGACCGTGGGCCAGGAGCTCATGAAAATAACGGACCTGCGCCTGTTCCACAACCACATGACCATCGAGCCGGTAATAGAGATATTCGGACATTTCCACCCGCCGGCCATAGAACGCGTCAGAGAGGTCATCTTTGAGGAGTTCGCCAAGTCCGACAATTACGGCATGATTTTCACTTATATGTGGGCCTTCGACCAGCAGAGCGACTGGGACTACGTGGAGCACGTCAAGAGTATCTTTGCCCCATATAGCACTGAGTTTTACTATGTAGAGCTGGTCGCGTCCCAGGAGGTACGGTTAGAGCGTAATGCCACTGAGAACCGCCTGAAGCACAAGGCCTCCAAACGCGATCTGGACTTCTCCAATCAGCGGCTTATCAGCGATGACGCTAACTACCGCATTGAGAGCCTGGACGGGGAGATACCCTTTGAGAACTACGTCAAGATAGACAACACTGACCTGCCGCCTGATGAGGTAGCGAAGATGATAAAAGAAAGCTTCGGCTTATAA
- a CDS encoding acyltransferase, whose protein sequence is MELGTHRLLDLTHTAAAPLLAGTEYPWQALPGIGEFILELGAALSGDDYEEIEEQVWLHKTVKRFPGNFIAGPCIIGPETEVRPGAFIRGNALVGAGCVVGNSTELKNVIIFDSVQVPHYNYVGDSILGFKSHMGAGALTSNVKQDKSLVTVGLPGGERIETGLKKFGAILGDHVEIGCNSVLNPGTVIGRGSRVYPLSMVRGAVPENSIYKRAGDITGIR, encoded by the coding sequence ATGGAGCTTGGAACCCACAGACTTCTGGACCTGACCCATACCGCCGCCGCGCCCCTGCTGGCGGGGACCGAATACCCCTGGCAGGCGCTGCCGGGGATAGGGGAGTTCATTTTGGAGCTGGGAGCGGCGCTCTCCGGGGACGATTATGAGGAGATAGAGGAGCAGGTGTGGCTCCATAAAACCGTGAAGCGTTTTCCGGGGAACTTCATCGCCGGGCCCTGTATCATAGGACCGGAAACCGAGGTGCGCCCCGGGGCGTTTATCCGGGGGAACGCCTTAGTTGGCGCGGGCTGCGTGGTGGGAAACTCCACGGAGCTTAAAAATGTGATAATCTTTGACAGCGTGCAGGTGCCACACTATAACTATGTGGGGGACTCCATACTGGGCTTCAAGTCCCATATGGGCGCGGGGGCCCTTACCTCGAACGTGAAGCAGGATAAGTCCCTGGTAACTGTCGGCCTGCCCGGCGGAGAGAGGATAGAGACCGGCCTTAAAAAGTTCGGGGCAATACTGGGCGACCATGTGGAGATAGGCTGTAACTCGGTGCTGAACCCGGGGACCGTCATCGGCCGGGGGAGCAGGGTGTACCCCCTATCCATGGTGCGGGGGGCCGTGCCGGAGAACAGCATTTATAAGCGCGCTGGAGATATAACAGGGATAAGATAG
- the secA gene encoding preprotein translocase subunit SecA, whose product MANNFLTKLFGNYSKKELKRIQPLVDEVLRLEEKYKGLSDDELKGETPRLRKRLEEGSSLDDLLPEAFAACREAMDRVLGKRLFPVQVQGGVILHQGRIAEMKTGEGKTFTLALPAYLNGLSGKGVHIVTVNEYLAKYQGEMMARVFNFMGLTVGLCLVGMNSEEKQAAYNCDITYGTNNEFGFDYLRDNMVIYKDRKVQRGHHYAIVDEVDSILIDEARTPLIISGQGEKADEYYALANSFASRLKPIKVKETDQKEDNDELYADYDYIVNEKLKTCSLTRRGVKKAEEAFHIDNLTDPENILLQHRINQAIRAWGIMHRDQDYVVKDGEVIIVDEFTGRLMYGRRYNEGLHQAIEAKEGVQVARESRTLATITFQNYFRMYEKLSGMTGTAMTEQEEFSEIYKLDVVEIPTNRPMIREDCPDVVYKTVNAKYKAVIDDIVEHHQKGQPVLVGTITIEKSEELSKLLKQRGVKHQVLNAKFHEKEAQIVAQAGRKGAVTIATNMAGRGTDILLGGNAEFMAKAEMRKKGYSDELLVEATAFSHTEDQEILDAREEFARLNKEFEEQIAPEAREVKELGGLYIIGTERHESRRIDNQLRGRSGRQGDPGKSRFYISLEDDLMRLFGGERLYNMMEKLRIDDDIPIEAGMVSNAIENAQSKVESRNFGIRKNVLQYDEVMNNQRQIIYGQRDQVLDGRDMKEAIMKMIEEAIGEKVSTHLPENVPHDDWDLTGLREHYMGWLIGEEDMDYSLRELEDLEPEYAKNFLLEKARKLYESREQEFTPQVMRELERVVLLRTVDQEWMDHIDAMEQLQEGIRLRAYAQQDPVVEYRLEGFDMFDAMIAAIREQTAKAILTVRLRTKEAPKREQVAKETGTGAAAGARAAKRQPVKKAQKPGRNDPCPCGSGKKYKKCCGRDE is encoded by the coding sequence ATGGCTAATAATTTCCTTACAAAGCTTTTCGGAAACTATAGCAAAAAGGAGCTGAAGCGTATCCAGCCCCTGGTAGACGAGGTCCTGAGGCTGGAGGAGAAATATAAGGGGCTTTCGGATGATGAGCTCAAGGGAGAGACCCCAAGGCTCAGAAAGCGGCTGGAGGAGGGCAGCAGCCTTGACGACCTCCTCCCCGAGGCCTTCGCCGCCTGCCGGGAGGCCATGGACCGGGTGCTGGGCAAGCGTCTTTTCCCTGTGCAGGTACAGGGCGGCGTGATACTCCACCAGGGGCGCATAGCCGAGATGAAGACCGGCGAGGGCAAGACCTTCACCCTGGCCCTGCCCGCCTACCTTAACGGCCTGTCGGGCAAGGGCGTGCATATCGTCACCGTCAACGAGTATCTGGCAAAGTACCAGGGAGAGATGATGGCCCGTGTCTTCAACTTTATGGGGCTCACTGTGGGTCTCTGCCTTGTGGGTATGAACTCGGAGGAGAAGCAGGCGGCCTATAACTGTGACATCACCTACGGCACCAACAACGAGTTTGGCTTTGACTACCTTAGGGACAATATGGTGATATATAAGGACCGAAAGGTACAGCGGGGCCACCACTACGCCATTGTGGACGAGGTGGACTCCATACTCATCGACGAGGCCCGCACCCCCCTTATCATCTCAGGCCAGGGGGAGAAGGCCGATGAGTATTATGCTCTTGCCAACAGCTTCGCCAGCAGACTGAAGCCCATAAAGGTCAAGGAGACCGACCAGAAGGAGGACAACGACGAACTCTACGCAGACTATGACTATATCGTAAACGAGAAGCTGAAAACCTGTTCTTTGACCCGTCGGGGCGTTAAGAAGGCCGAGGAGGCCTTTCATATCGACAACCTGACGGACCCGGAAAATATTCTCCTACAACACCGCATAAACCAAGCCATACGGGCCTGGGGCATAATGCACCGGGACCAGGACTACGTGGTGAAGGACGGCGAGGTGATAATCGTCGACGAGTTCACCGGGCGCCTGATGTACGGCAGAAGGTATAACGAGGGCCTGCACCAGGCCATAGAGGCCAAGGAGGGCGTGCAGGTCGCAAGGGAGAGCAGGACTTTAGCTACCATCACCTTCCAGAACTACTTTAGAATGTACGAGAAGCTCTCCGGTATGACGGGCACAGCCATGACCGAGCAGGAGGAGTTTTCGGAGATATACAAGCTGGACGTGGTGGAGATACCCACAAACAGGCCTATGATTCGGGAGGACTGCCCGGACGTGGTGTATAAGACTGTTAACGCCAAGTATAAGGCGGTGATAGACGACATTGTGGAGCACCATCAGAAGGGCCAGCCGGTGCTGGTGGGTACCATCACCATCGAGAAGTCTGAGGAACTGAGCAAGCTCTTAAAGCAGCGGGGCGTGAAGCACCAGGTGCTCAACGCCAAGTTCCATGAGAAGGAGGCCCAGATAGTGGCCCAGGCCGGCCGCAAGGGGGCCGTCACCATCGCCACCAACATGGCTGGCCGCGGCACGGATATACTTCTGGGAGGCAACGCCGAGTTCATGGCCAAGGCTGAAATGAGAAAGAAAGGCTACAGCGACGAGCTCTTAGTTGAAGCCACGGCCTTCAGCCATACCGAGGACCAGGAGATACTGGACGCCCGGGAGGAGTTCGCGCGGCTCAATAAGGAGTTCGAGGAGCAGATAGCCCCAGAGGCCAGAGAGGTCAAGGAGCTGGGAGGACTGTATATCATCGGCACCGAGAGGCATGAGTCAAGGCGTATTGATAATCAGCTGAGAGGACGTTCAGGCCGTCAGGGCGACCCGGGCAAGAGCCGCTTCTATATCTCTCTGGAGGACGACCTGATGCGCCTGTTCGGCGGCGAGCGGCTCTATAACATGATGGAAAAGCTGAGGATAGACGACGATATACCTATCGAGGCGGGAATGGTCTCCAACGCCATCGAGAACGCCCAGAGCAAGGTGGAGAGCAGGAACTTCGGCATACGCAAGAATGTATTGCAGTATGACGAGGTCATGAACAACCAGCGCCAGATAATCTACGGCCAGCGGGACCAGGTGCTGGACGGCAGGGACATGAAAGAGGCTATCATGAAGATGATAGAAGAGGCCATCGGCGAGAAGGTCAGCACCCACCTGCCCGAGAACGTGCCCCACGACGACTGGGACCTTACCGGCCTTCGGGAGCACTATATGGGCTGGCTCATAGGCGAGGAGGACATGGATTACAGCCTTCGGGAGCTGGAGGACCTGGAGCCGGAGTATGCCAAAAATTTCCTCCTGGAGAAGGCCCGGAAGCTCTATGAGAGCCGGGAGCAGGAGTTCACCCCGCAGGTCATGCGGGAACTGGAGCGGGTGGTGCTGCTGCGCACCGTGGACCAGGAGTGGATGGACCACATCGACGCCATGGAGCAGCTGCAGGAGGGCATACGCCTTCGTGCCTACGCCCAGCAGGACCCGGTGGTGGAGTACCGTTTAGAGGGCTTCGATATGTTCGACGCCATGATAGCCGCCATACGCGAGCAGACCGCCAAAGCCATACTCACCGTGCGGCTGCGCACCAAGGAGGCCCCCAAACGTGAGCAGGTGGCCAAGGAGACCGGCACGGGGGCCGCGGCGGGAGCCCGGGCCGCAAAGCGCCAACCCGTGAAGAAGGCCCAGAAGCCCGGGCGCAACGACCCGTGCCCCTGCGGCAGCGGGAAGAAGTATAAGAAGTGCTGCGGAAGAGATGAATAA
- a CDS encoding FtsW/RodA/SpoVE family cell cycle protein encodes MEQIGAFLESGVAPTALLIIRIIVPLLAGYVSFRCYTSFKAGQRRRDPVVMLLDESSGARFPVLYWENSVGRSRSCDICLPVAEVSRDHAVFMRREEGWFVCDTGSKGGVLVNGRRISGPRLVRIGDSMTFGGVTLTLYNTSQLPEKKRRFQAFLRGQGASPFFLMLMATIAHLLMALQASATSEGFDPMLLLPEAGVLVLGWGLYAYSMGAQHRISFEIETVAYLLSGIGINLLAAADLGTARTQLIAMLMGIIMFCFLIWFMNDMDRVAKFRLPIGIGALCLFVLNLILGTTSFGSRNWIYIGPISLQPSEFIKIAFVFVGTSTLDRLQTKKNITEFLVFTGACIGFLFLMRDLGTALIFFATFLVIAFMRSGSVRTIVLILAAAALGVFLILTFMPYVADRFSSWGHVWEDPYDSGLQQTRVLTYTASGGLFGMGLGHGYLGGIFAADSDLVFGLLCEEQGLLLGLIVIMSIAGFTLYARSDVTRSRSTFFSIAACAVAGLLLFQTCLNVFGVTDILPLTGVTLPFISAGGSSMASTWGLMAFLKASDERTYAVRRAGKH; translated from the coding sequence TTGGAGCAGATAGGAGCTTTTTTAGAGTCAGGGGTGGCGCCCACGGCGCTGCTGATAATCCGAATAATAGTCCCCCTTTTGGCGGGCTATGTGTCCTTTCGGTGCTATACCTCCTTCAAGGCCGGCCAGCGCCGCCGGGACCCGGTGGTAATGCTGCTGGACGAGAGCTCGGGGGCCCGGTTTCCCGTGCTGTACTGGGAGAACTCTGTGGGCCGCAGCCGCAGCTGTGACATCTGCCTGCCGGTGGCCGAGGTCTCAAGGGACCACGCGGTGTTTATGCGCCGGGAGGAGGGCTGGTTTGTCTGCGACACCGGCTCGAAAGGGGGCGTGCTGGTAAACGGGCGCAGGATAAGCGGCCCAAGGCTTGTGCGCATCGGCGACAGCATGACCTTCGGCGGCGTGACTCTGACCCTATATAACACTTCTCAGCTGCCGGAGAAGAAGCGCAGGTTCCAGGCGTTCCTGAGGGGTCAGGGGGCGAGCCCTTTCTTTCTCATGCTCATGGCGACTATTGCGCACCTTTTAATGGCGCTGCAGGCCTCGGCCACAAGCGAGGGCTTTGACCCCATGCTTCTGCTGCCAGAGGCTGGGGTGCTGGTCCTGGGCTGGGGGCTCTATGCTTACTCCATGGGGGCACAGCACCGCATAAGCTTTGAGATAGAGACGGTGGCCTATCTGCTCTCGGGCATAGGCATAAACCTGCTGGCGGCTGCTGATCTGGGTACGGCCCGGACACAGCTTATAGCCATGCTTATGGGTATAATAATGTTCTGTTTCCTCATATGGTTCATGAACGACATGGACCGGGTGGCAAAGTTCAGACTGCCCATCGGCATTGGGGCCCTCTGCCTGTTCGTTCTGAACCTTATTCTGGGCACCACCAGCTTCGGCTCTCGCAACTGGATATACATCGGACCCATCAGCCTACAGCCCTCTGAGTTCATAAAGATAGCCTTTGTGTTTGTGGGCACCTCCACACTGGACAGGCTTCAGACCAAGAAGAATATAACGGAGTTCCTGGTGTTCACCGGGGCCTGCATAGGCTTTTTATTCCTCATGCGTGACCTGGGCACGGCGCTGATATTCTTCGCCACCTTCCTGGTGATAGCCTTCATGCGCTCGGGCAGCGTGCGCACTATCGTGCTTATTTTAGCCGCGGCGGCCCTTGGGGTGTTCCTTATCCTCACCTTTATGCCCTACGTTGCCGACCGTTTCAGCTCCTGGGGCCACGTCTGGGAGGACCCCTACGACTCCGGCCTCCAGCAGACCCGGGTGCTTACCTACACCGCCAGCGGCGGGCTCTTCGGCATGGGCCTGGGGCATGGGTACCTGGGCGGCATCTTCGCCGCAGACAGCGACCTGGTGTTCGGGCTCCTCTGCGAGGAACAGGGGCTGCTTCTGGGGCTTATAGTGATCATGAGCATAGCGGGCTTCACCCTCTACGCCCGCAGCGACGTTACCCGCAGCCGCTCCACCTTCTTCTCCATCGCGGCCTGCGCCGTGGCGGGGCTGCTGCTGTTCCAGACCTGCCTTAATGTGTTCGGAGTAACTGACATCTTACCATTGACCGGCGTGACCCTGCCGTTTATAAGTGCGGGTGGTTCAAGCATGGCCTCCACCTGGGGCCTGATGGCCTTCCTGAAAGCCTCGGACGAGCGCACCTACGCCGTGCGCCGCGCGGGCAAGCACTAA